The following proteins are co-located in the Carassius auratus strain Wakin chromosome 7, ASM336829v1, whole genome shotgun sequence genome:
- the cideb gene encoding lipid transferase CIDEB, whose translation METTASLFKSVSRRVWSPPQRPFRVCSWDREVKKGVTAGTLEELKEKAAQALLISTVLTLACEEDGTEVDSEEFLLALPDNTVFMALTPGETWKPHPLRQRGGNKPGESKPSTGKDIAQITFDLYRTHPKDVFGSLNVKATFQGLYSVSADFQCLGPKKVLREALRVMSTLLHAAGQLLISSAAVIRRIIHGADLLQAQHGKPIEY comes from the exons ATGGAAACAACAGCCTCCCTGTTCAA GTCAGTGTCTCGGCGGGTTTGGTCGCCCCCTCAGCGTCCATTCAGAGTGTGTTCCTGGGACAGAGAGGTCAAAAAAGGGGTCACTGCTGGAACTTTAGAGGAGCTCAAAGAGAAG GCAGCCCAGGCTCTCTTGATATCTACTGTGCTGACTTTGGCGTGTGAAGAGGATGGGACAGAGGTCGACTCAGAAGAGTTCCTCTTAGCTCTGCCAGACAACACTGTTTTCATGGCCCTGACACCCGGAGAGACCTGGAAACCTCATcct TTACGCCAAAGAGGTGGAAACAAACCAGGTGAGAGTAAACCAAGTACAGGGAAAGATATTGCTCAGATCACCTTTGACCTTTACCGTACGCACCCCAAAGACGTATTCGGCTCACTAAATGTTAAAGCCACATTCCAAGGGCTCTACTCTGTCAGTGCAGATTTTCAATGCTTGGGGCCAAAGAAAGTCCTGAG GGAGGCCCTCAGAGTCATGTCCACTCTACTCCATGCTGCTGGACAATTATTGATCTCATCTGCTGCTGTAATTCGCCGTATTATCCATGGGGCAGATCTTCTTCAAGCCCAGCATGGCAAACCTATAGAGTATTGA
- the homezb gene encoding homeobox and leucine zipper encoding b: protein MEQCAAPQSESTRTHSSPPDPAVKSGGDVKDAYECRICGYKAQDVKCLSQHLHTAHPVTSLSDSVRGEGCETPEDERVGDVETPCLNGELEKSVANDKPVTTEGTESPAFQTPEDSNETSSSVDPKEQEEKMDDSPALEKSQSSSPKLPQEKSPCFSGTKKSCQKRQTVSSGTSTHNQTNLVCLPLVSEGLKLIWVRSEQVHELDAVSELVEAFNAFPYPTSQEASALARKCALPPDRVKAWFMMQRVRYGISWADDDIQETRRKLWHIQKRAVAEECVEINDEEEFLGREDPQHVFKLPPAAVAHVEQRDQTPKPSRTVPQHIISNQNRLHFSQNNASQSNNDIQQLLCNNVVYKNVAPTSQVPQVNPQFQSDSRNLPPPRNTEVQLLDSFGRSSYNQHAAMSYPELPELSQSVPCLPGKKSKAQLMALRRSFVQKSWPSDGEVQRLQRMTGLNRREIRKWFADSRYQLRRNGRAWLAKLVKHNRSLQLRQQNSQNKPENDDLPSADFYNNYEVDDTEVGLEVDVDLADDEGPVNQSNETKEVASDEGEFDDGSASVQQHSADISPSPSPSPSFIRGRVEPNVRLRKKTREQLEILRQSFLDCQWPTSDDYLILQQKTGLTRTEIIQWYGDTRYHVKHNQMRWMTSEERERIINVITQQQKRGGKYSRGRFSFENMGSGLSLGDSALINGGGLGEAARWNELIRGSIPIVPEGEL from the exons ATGGAGCAGTGCGCAGCTCCGCAGTCCGAGAGCACAAGGACGCACTCTTCACCTCCAGATCCAGCGGTAAAGTCTGGAGGAGATGTTAAGGACGCTTACGAGTGCCGGATTTGTGGTTATAAAGCGCAAGACGTTAAATGCCTCAGCCAGCACCTGCACACCGCTCACCCTGTCACCAGTCTCTCGGACTCGGTGAGGGGCGAGGGATGTGAAACCCCGGAGGACGAGCGGGTGGGAGATGTGGAGACACCCTGCTTAAATGGTGAACTGGAAAAGAGCGTTGCTAACGATAAA CCAGTCACCACTGAGGGAACAGAATCTCCTGCCTTTCAGACACCCGAAGACTCAAATGAGACCTCATCCTCGGTGGATCCCAAGGAACAGGAAGAAAAGATGGATGACTCACCTGCTCTTGAAAAATCGCAAAGCTCATCCCCCAAGTTACCTCAGGAGAAGTCACCCTGCTTTTCAGGGACCAAGAAGTCCTGCCAAAAGAGGCAAACAGTCTCCTCTGGCACATCGACCCACAACCAGACTAACCTGGTTTGTCTTCCACTGGTATCCGAGGGGTTAAAGCTTATCTGGGTCCGCTCAGAGCAGGTCCACGAGCTGGATGCCGTGTCAGAACTCGTAGAAGCATTTAATGCATTCCCATACCCCACGTCGCAGGAGGCGAGCGCTCTAGCTCGAAAGTGTGCGTTACCGCCAGACCGAGTTAAAGCGTGGTTCATGATGCAGCGGGTACGTTACGGGATCAGCTGGGCTGACGACGACATCCAAGAGACGCGACGCAAGCTGTGGCACATTCAGAAAAGAGCAGTAGCTGAGGAGTGTGTGGAAATAAATGACGAGGAGGAATTTTTAGGACGTGAGGATCCTCAGCATGTTTTTAAACTGCCACCTGCAGCAGTTGCCCATGTAGAGCAGAGAGACCAGACGCCTAAACCCAGCCGGACTGTTCCTCAGCACATCATCAGCAACCAAAACCGCTTGCATTTTAGCCAGAATAATGCTTCCCAATCCAATAATGACATACAGCAGTTGCTCTGCAATAATGTTGTATACAAAAACGTTGCACCTACATCACAAGTTCCTCAAGTGAATCCCCAATTCCAAAGTGACAGTAGAAACCTACCACCACCTCGCAATACTGAAGTTCAGCTGCTAGATTCATTTGGACGTTCATCGTACAACCAACACGCCGCAATGTCATACCCCGAACTCCCTGAGCTTTCACAGTCTGTACCCTGCTTACCAGGGAAAAAATCGAAAGCGCAACTGATGGCCCTGCGCCGTAGTTTTGTACAGAAGTCTTGGCCATCTGACGGTGAAGTTCAGCGGCTCCAGAGAATGACTGGACTTAATCGGCGAGAAATTCGCAAATGGTTCGCTGACAGCCGCTATCAGCTTCGCAGGAACGGCAGGGCTTGGCTAGCTAAGCTCGTAAAGCACAATCGGTCACTCCAGCTAAGGCAGCAGAACTCTCAGAACAAGCCGGAGAACGATGATCTACCGAGTGCTGATTTTTACAACAATTATGAGGTTGATGACACTGAGGTGGGGCTTGAGGTCGATGTGGACTTGGCTGATGATGAGGGACCTGTCAACCAATCGAATGAGACCAAGGAGGTAGCAAGCGATGAAGGCGAGTTTGATGATGGCAGTGCTTCTGTTCAACAACATTCTGCGGACATCTCTCCGTCTCCCTCTCCTTCTCCGTCATTCATTCGCGGTCGGGTAGAACCGAATGTGCGACTTCGGAAGAAGACGAGGGAACAGTTAGAAATTTTGCGGCAAAGCTTCCTGGACTGCCAGTGGCCCACAAGCGATGACTACCTAATACTCCAGCAGAAGACGGGTCTGACGCGGACAGAAATCATCCAGTGGTATGGAGACACGCGTTATCATGTCAAGCACAATCAGATGCGCTGGATGACCTCAGAGGAGAGGGAACGCATCATCAATGTTATAACGCAACAACAGAAAAGGGGCGGGAAATATTCACGGGGGAgattttcatttgaaaacatgGGCTCTGGGTTGAGTTTGGGCGATTCTGCGTTAATTAACGGAGGTGGACTGGGTGAAGCAGCAAGATGGAATGAACTTATAAGGGGAAGTATCCCAATTGTGCCTGAGGGTGAACTCTGA
- the LOC113105285 gene encoding butyrophilin subfamily 1 member A1-like encodes MKLVGVALMFCAVTDLRSEVYNVVGPAEPLFTLTGEDVILPCSIKPNTSAVNMRVEWFRLDLQDSIVYLYENGENKITKQNQYFRGRTELFQAELQNGNASLKLSSVQVSDEGVYKCFIESNSWYDDITVSVDVGAVGTPPLIIVEDFDHLGGLRLVCECEGWNPKPELQWLDSKGENLASDTEETHKDAKGYNVKRRITVRDSETKYQCRIKLRHHMVQTDIIVSSQIFHIWRTSVIWISITVVLSIITAVAVATFVYIRRVRYLRRIQKEFAKRRKYAADVTLDPDTAHNCLILSEDGKQVRRGEKKQNVPDNPERFNKCGNVLGKQGFSSGRFYFEVQVKGKTDWDIGVARKSITRKGKITLSPQNGYWTVRLRNGNQYSACAGPTVSLSLKVKPQKLGVFVDYEEGLVSFYDVESRTHIYSFSDQWFTEDLYPILNPCTNIKNKYSAPLIVSSVDFKE; translated from the exons ATGAAGCTGGTTGGTGTGGCGCTGATGTTTTGTGCAGTTACAGATTTAAGATCAG AGGTGTATAATGTTGTGGGACCTGCAGAACCTCTTTTTACTCTCACTGGTGAAGATGTGATCCTGCCCTGCTCCATCAAGCCCAACACCAGTGCTGTAAACATGAGAGTGGAATGGTTTAGACTTGACCTACAAGACTCAATAGTGTATCTCTATGAAAATGGTGAAAACAAAATCACGAAGCAGAACCAATACTTCAGAGGAAGAACAGAACTGTTCCAAGCAGAACTGCAGAATGGAAACGCGTCACTCAAACTCTCATCTGTCCAAGTCTCTGATGAAGGAGTTTACAAGTGTTTTATTGAGTCCAACTCCTGGTATGATGACATCACTGTTAGTGTTGATGTTGGAG CTGTAGGGACTCCTCCACTGATCATTGTAGAGGATTTCGATCATTTAGGAGGGCTTCGTCTGGTGTGTGAATGTGAAGGTTGGAACCCTAAACCTGAGCTTCAGTGGCTGGACAGTAAAGGAGAGAATTTGGCTTCTGATACTGAAGAGACACATAAAGATGCAAAGGGCTACAACGTGAAACGCAGGATCACTGTACGTGACAGTGAAACCAAGTATCAGTGTAGAATCAAACTGAGACATCATATGGTGCAAACTGACATTATTGTCTCAA GTCAGATCTTTCACATTTGGAGAACATCGGTTATTTGGATATCAATTACAGTTgttctcagcatcattactgcagttgCAGTTGCTACCTTTGTTTACATAAGAAGAG tacgCTATTTGAGGAGGATCCAAAAAG AGTTCGCAAAGAGAAGGAAATATGCAG cGGATGTGACACTAGATCCAGATACAGCTCATAATTGTCTCATCTTGTCTGAAGATGGGAAACAAGTGCGAcgtggagaaaaaaaacagaatgtcCCAGACAACCCTGAGAGGTTTAATAAATGTGGGAATGTCTTGGGAAAGCAGGGATTCTCATCTGGAAGGttttattttgaggtgcaggtgaaggGGAAGACTGATTGGGATATAGGAGTGGCCAGAAAATCCATTACCAGAAAGGGGAAGATCACACTGAGTCCTCAGAATGGTTACTGGACAGTGCGCTTGAGAAATGGGAACCAGTATAGTGCCTGTGCAGGAcccactgtctctctctccctgaaAGTTAAGCCCCAGAAGCTgggtgtgtttgtggattatgaggaAGGCTTAGTCTCTTTTTATGATGTGGAGTCCAGGACTCATATCTACTCTTTCTCTGATCAGTGGTTCACTGAGGATCTCTATCCGATCTTAAACCCATgtacaaacattaaaaacaaatactctGCCCCACTGATCGTCTCATCTGTAGATTTCAAAGAGTGA
- the ccdc166 gene encoding protein GRIP, producing MSSKKRSESKSQQDADVSAESDGQEDRQRLLHREYETLTENLCTLKRRVEQKRKENEFLQIEIAQSRIESKEYMSYMSKRAEKRQNAILNLSDQSHEELEELQRQRQNMQDKHEEQSSELQMEILQTENQLALLNSEIADLKEVKTLKEQQSCRITELERELSTMQCHHSESLVALKADFIKKKKSCEQQAEDTVHALTISASKEASHSLMSYINKVFQEKKSLHEEYKFLFQRALALQKQQDALQTHRQQLLLEQKCMQKIHAQRISLHSKYATPAGANNTEHP from the exons ATGTCGTCAAAGAAGAGAAGCGAGTCAAAGAGCCAGCAGGACGCAGATGTCTCGGCGGAGAGCGATGGACAGGAAGATAGACAGAGGCTGTTACACAGAGA ATATGAGACCCTAACTGAAAACCTATGCACACTGAAGAGGAGAGTTGAACAAAA ACGAAAAGAAAATGAATTTCTTCAGATTGAGATAGCTCAGAGCCGTATTGAAAGT AAAGAGTACATGTCATATATGTCTAAAAGAGCAGAGAAGAGGCAGAATGCAATATTGAATTTGAGTGATCAGAGTCACGAGGAACTTGAGGAGctccagagacagagacagaacatGCAGGACAAACATGAGGAGCAGAGCAGTG AGCTGCAGATGGAGATCCTGCAGACGGAAAATCAGCTGGCCCTGCTAAATAGTGAAATTGCAGACCTGAAAGAGGTTAAG ACTCTAAAAGAGCAGCAGTCATGTCGTATCACTGAGCTGGAGCGGGAGTTGTCTACCATGCAGTGTCATCATTCAGAGTCTCTGGTGGCTCTCAAGGCGGACttcattaaaaagaagaagagcTGTGAGCAACAGGCAGAAGACACTGTGCATGCTCTCACTATATCAGCCAGCAAG GAGGCATCTCACTCCCTGATGtcctatataaataaagtgtttCAGGAGAAAAAAAGCCTGCATGAGGAGTATAAATTCCTTTTCCAAAGAGCTCTAGCTCTACAAAAACAGCAGGACGCTCTGCAGACTCATCGACAGCAACTGCTGCTGGAGCAAAAGTGTATGCAGAAGATTCATGCCCAGCGTATTTCCCTACATTCAAAATACGCAACACCAGCCGGTGCAAACAATACTGAACACCCCTAG
- the LOC113105718 gene encoding protein O-GlcNAcase isoform X1 has protein sequence MMEGPHEFLCGVVEGFYGRPWSMEQRKVLFQWMQMWSLNTYLYGPKDDLKHRLLWREVYSADEEAQLKALVCEAESRGLTFVYALSPGQDIVFSSSCDLTLLKRKLRQVSDLGCQAFALLFDDIDHSMCQSDTEAFSSFAHAQVTVANEIFRFLGEPPVFLFCPTEYCSSLCTPSVSKSLYLLKVGEDLLPGISVIWTGNKVISRELSPESLAEVQSVLRRPPLIWDNLHANDYDSRRVFLGPFKGRPPGLKAHLRGLLLNPNCEFEANFIPLHTLGSWYKEGKEEGKGDEEAYSVDRALSSALQDWMKELSLPLQPGRQVRPTDLKPLTLSVKSKSSDSSDNQRGAQPKCPITSSRSTGALASDEIPADPLMSQDLKAGENQVSRSFSHEKISRRGLCSGKVPLSEAQVQLLVGLYYLPHEHGPPAQKLLQDLTWLKANCHCVSVNGNGKKASPQKVEEWRDRAGRFLAACDDVALLHGAVVNSINRAVLYDLYPYIWDLRNTLLVAKAFICWLGERDKGRILSEGSPLGSWKNCFHWCGASSGAELHGVEAEPWVFKGGLSGEVQMLLPVGTSSELFSHPPPLFPTSRLYNIRPFQQKDKVELYRMVRQLHQRGKGSQDAAISHPDFIGDRCLGASLALCPEYSLVLEDELGVCGCAVGILDVRSFAKRCQASWLPAMRDKYPSRPHGASGHTATKEMLLYFHEEQDYPDSLLYHFPSQLRLEALPELVDCSVSRSLLTALLTALKANGSQGVFCEVQPTDGLRMEFLTKLGFLEILRGEARPREGVVLGRLL, from the exons ATGATGGAGGGGCCACACGAGTTTTTATGCGGTGTTGTTGAGG GTTTCTATGGGAGACCCTGGTCAATGGAACAAAGGAAGGTGCTATTTCAGTG GATGCAGATGTGGAGTTTGAACACATATCTGTATGGTCCTAAAGATGATCTGAAACACAGGTTACTGTGGAGGGAGGTTTATTCAGCAGACGAAGAgg CTCAGTTGAAAGCTTTGGTGTGTGAGGCAGAGTCGAGGGGTTTGACATTTGTATACGCTCTTTCTCCGGGTCAGGACATTGTCTTCTCCAGCTCTTGTGACCTCACACTGCTTAAACGTAAACTCAGACAA GTGTCAGACCTGGGCTGTCAGGCTTTTGCCCTCCTGTTTGATGACATCGATCACTCCATGTGCCAGTCAGATACAGAGGCCTTTTCCTCATTTGCTCACGCCCAGGTTACCGTGGCCAATGAGATCTTCCGTTTCCTGGGGGAACCACCTGTCTTCCTATTCTGTCCCACTG AGTACTGTAGTTCTCTGTGCACTCCTAGTGTGTCAAAGTCTCTCTACCTTCTGAAAGTTGGGGAGGATCTTCTCCCTGGCATCTCTGTCATCTGGACCG GAAATAAGGTGATATCACGGGAACTGAGTCCTGAATCACTAGCTGAGGTCCAGTCGGTGCTTCGAAGGCCACCCCTTATTTGGGACAACCTTCATGCTAATGATTATGACTCCCGACGTGTCTTCCTTGGGCCTTTTAAGGGCCGCCCCCCTGGACTCAAGGCCCATCTGAGAGGTCTGCTGCTAAATCCAAACTGCGAATTTGAAGCAAATTTCATCCCTCTGCATACCCTGGGAAGCTGGTATAAAGAAGGAAAGGAGGAGGGGAAAG GTGATGAAGAGGCCTATAGTGTGGATAGAGCGTTGTCATCGGCCTTGCAAGACTGGATGAAGGAGCTCAGCCTTCCTCTGCAGCCTG GTCGTCAAGTGAGGCCAACAGACCTCAAGCCCTTAACGCTCTCTGTTAAATCAAAGTCCTCCGATAGCTCAGACAATCAACGTGGAGCCCAGCCTAAATGTCCCATAACCTCTTCCCGGAGCACAGGGGCACTCGCTAGCGATGAAATCCCAGCAGATCCTCTTATGAGCCAGGATCTGAAAGCTGGGGAGAACCAGGTCTCCAGGAGCTTCAGCCATGAAAAGATCTCTAGAAGGGGATTGTGTTCTGGGAAGGTTCCTCTCAGCGAGGCCCAGGTCCAGTTGCTTGTAGGCCTGTACTACCTGCCTCATGAACATGGACCACCTGCTCAGAAACTGCTGCAGGACCTTACCTGGCTCAAAGCCAACTGTCACTGCGTCAGTGTCAATGGCAATGGCAAGAAGGCCTCACCACAGAAG GTAGAGGAATGGCGTGACCGTGCAGGCCGTTTCCTGGCTGCGTGTGATGATGTGGCTTTACTTCACGGTGCTGTTGTGAACAGCATCAATAGGGCTGTTCTCTACGACCTTTACCCTTACATCTGGGACTTGAGAAACACCCTGCTGGTGGCCAAGGCTTTCATCTGCTGGCTAGGTGAAAGAGACA AGGGACGTATACTGAGTGAAGGTTCTCCACTAGGCTCCTGGAAGAACTGCTTCCACT GGTGTGGGGCTTCTTCGGGGGCGGAGCTCCATGGTGTGGAGGCGGAGCCATGGGTGTTTAAAGGAGGACTATCTGGAGAGGTGCAG ATGCTTCTGCCTGTGGGGACCAGCAGTGAGTTGTTCAGTCACCCTCCCCCTCTGTTCCCCACCTCTCGACTTTATAATATACGGCCATTCCAGCAAAAAGACAAG GTGGAGCTGTACCGAATGGTGCGTCAGTTGCATCAGAGGGGTAAAGGGAGCCAGGATGCTGCCATCTCCCATCCAGATTTCATTGGGGACAG gtgtctGGGTGCGTCTCTGGCCTTGTGCCCAGAGTACAGCCTGGTTCTGGAGGATGAACTGGGTGTATGTGGTTGCGCTGTGGGTATTCTGGATGTCCGCTCCTTTGCCAAAAGATGTCAGGCCTCCTGGCTACCTGCTATGAGGGACAAATATCCTTCACGCCCCCATGGAGCGAGTGGACATACTGCAACAAAG GAGATGCTGTTGTATTTCCACGAAGAACAGGACTATCCAGACTCCCTGCTGTATCATTTCCCATCTCAGCTCAGGCTCGAGGCTCTTCCTGAGCTGGTGGATTGTAGCGTCAGTCGTAGCCTCCTCACAGCCCTGCTAACGGCCCTTAAAGCTAACG GTTCACAGGGTGTATTTTGCGAGGTCCAGCCTACAGATGGATTACGGATGGAATTTCTGACAAAGCTGGGATTTCTGGAAATCCTCCGTGGAGAAGCACGGCCTAGAGAAGGTGTCGTTTTGGGGAGGCTGTTATAA
- the LOC113105718 gene encoding protein O-GlcNAcase isoform X2 translates to MMEGPHEFLCGVVEGFYGRPWSMEQRKVLFQWMQMWSLNTYLYGPKDDLKHRLLWREVYSADEEAQLKALVCEAESRGLTFVYALSPGQDIVFSSSCDLTLLKRKLRQVSDLGCQAFALLFDDIDHSMCQSDTEAFSSFAHAQVTVANEIFRFLGEPPVFLFCPTEYCSSLCTPSVSKSLYLLKVGEDLLPGISVIWTGNKVISRELSPESLAEVQSVLRRPPLIWDNLHANDYDSRRVFLGPFKGRPPGLKAHLRGLLLNPNCEFEANFIPLHTLGSWYKEGKEEGKGDEEAYSVDRALSSALQDWMKELSLPLQPGRQVRPTDLKPLTLSVKSKSSDSSDNQRGAQPKCPITSSRSTGALASDEIPADPLMSQDLKAGENQVSRSFSHEKISRRGLCSGKVPLSEAQVQLLVGLYYLPHEHGPPAQKLLQDLTWLKANCHCVSVNGNGKKASPQKVEEWRDRAGRFLAACDDVALLHGAVVNSINRAVLYDLYPYIWDLRNTLLVAKAFICWLEGRILSEGSPLGSWKNCFHWCGASSGAELHGVEAEPWVFKGGLSGEVQMLLPVGTSSELFSHPPPLFPTSRLYNIRPFQQKDKVELYRMVRQLHQRGKGSQDAAISHPDFIGDRCLGASLALCPEYSLVLEDELGVCGCAVGILDVRSFAKRCQASWLPAMRDKYPSRPHGASGHTATKEMLLYFHEEQDYPDSLLYHFPSQLRLEALPELVDCSVSRSLLTALLTALKANGSQGVFCEVQPTDGLRMEFLTKLGFLEILRGEARPREGVVLGRLL, encoded by the exons ATGATGGAGGGGCCACACGAGTTTTTATGCGGTGTTGTTGAGG GTTTCTATGGGAGACCCTGGTCAATGGAACAAAGGAAGGTGCTATTTCAGTG GATGCAGATGTGGAGTTTGAACACATATCTGTATGGTCCTAAAGATGATCTGAAACACAGGTTACTGTGGAGGGAGGTTTATTCAGCAGACGAAGAgg CTCAGTTGAAAGCTTTGGTGTGTGAGGCAGAGTCGAGGGGTTTGACATTTGTATACGCTCTTTCTCCGGGTCAGGACATTGTCTTCTCCAGCTCTTGTGACCTCACACTGCTTAAACGTAAACTCAGACAA GTGTCAGACCTGGGCTGTCAGGCTTTTGCCCTCCTGTTTGATGACATCGATCACTCCATGTGCCAGTCAGATACAGAGGCCTTTTCCTCATTTGCTCACGCCCAGGTTACCGTGGCCAATGAGATCTTCCGTTTCCTGGGGGAACCACCTGTCTTCCTATTCTGTCCCACTG AGTACTGTAGTTCTCTGTGCACTCCTAGTGTGTCAAAGTCTCTCTACCTTCTGAAAGTTGGGGAGGATCTTCTCCCTGGCATCTCTGTCATCTGGACCG GAAATAAGGTGATATCACGGGAACTGAGTCCTGAATCACTAGCTGAGGTCCAGTCGGTGCTTCGAAGGCCACCCCTTATTTGGGACAACCTTCATGCTAATGATTATGACTCCCGACGTGTCTTCCTTGGGCCTTTTAAGGGCCGCCCCCCTGGACTCAAGGCCCATCTGAGAGGTCTGCTGCTAAATCCAAACTGCGAATTTGAAGCAAATTTCATCCCTCTGCATACCCTGGGAAGCTGGTATAAAGAAGGAAAGGAGGAGGGGAAAG GTGATGAAGAGGCCTATAGTGTGGATAGAGCGTTGTCATCGGCCTTGCAAGACTGGATGAAGGAGCTCAGCCTTCCTCTGCAGCCTG GTCGTCAAGTGAGGCCAACAGACCTCAAGCCCTTAACGCTCTCTGTTAAATCAAAGTCCTCCGATAGCTCAGACAATCAACGTGGAGCCCAGCCTAAATGTCCCATAACCTCTTCCCGGAGCACAGGGGCACTCGCTAGCGATGAAATCCCAGCAGATCCTCTTATGAGCCAGGATCTGAAAGCTGGGGAGAACCAGGTCTCCAGGAGCTTCAGCCATGAAAAGATCTCTAGAAGGGGATTGTGTTCTGGGAAGGTTCCTCTCAGCGAGGCCCAGGTCCAGTTGCTTGTAGGCCTGTACTACCTGCCTCATGAACATGGACCACCTGCTCAGAAACTGCTGCAGGACCTTACCTGGCTCAAAGCCAACTGTCACTGCGTCAGTGTCAATGGCAATGGCAAGAAGGCCTCACCACAGAAG GTAGAGGAATGGCGTGACCGTGCAGGCCGTTTCCTGGCTGCGTGTGATGATGTGGCTTTACTTCACGGTGCTGTTGTGAACAGCATCAATAGGGCTGTTCTCTACGACCTTTACCCTTACATCTGGGACTTGAGAAACACCCTGCTGGTGGCCAAGGCTTTCATCTGCTGGCTAG AGGGACGTATACTGAGTGAAGGTTCTCCACTAGGCTCCTGGAAGAACTGCTTCCACT GGTGTGGGGCTTCTTCGGGGGCGGAGCTCCATGGTGTGGAGGCGGAGCCATGGGTGTTTAAAGGAGGACTATCTGGAGAGGTGCAG ATGCTTCTGCCTGTGGGGACCAGCAGTGAGTTGTTCAGTCACCCTCCCCCTCTGTTCCCCACCTCTCGACTTTATAATATACGGCCATTCCAGCAAAAAGACAAG GTGGAGCTGTACCGAATGGTGCGTCAGTTGCATCAGAGGGGTAAAGGGAGCCAGGATGCTGCCATCTCCCATCCAGATTTCATTGGGGACAG gtgtctGGGTGCGTCTCTGGCCTTGTGCCCAGAGTACAGCCTGGTTCTGGAGGATGAACTGGGTGTATGTGGTTGCGCTGTGGGTATTCTGGATGTCCGCTCCTTTGCCAAAAGATGTCAGGCCTCCTGGCTACCTGCTATGAGGGACAAATATCCTTCACGCCCCCATGGAGCGAGTGGACATACTGCAACAAAG GAGATGCTGTTGTATTTCCACGAAGAACAGGACTATCCAGACTCCCTGCTGTATCATTTCCCATCTCAGCTCAGGCTCGAGGCTCTTCCTGAGCTGGTGGATTGTAGCGTCAGTCGTAGCCTCCTCACAGCCCTGCTAACGGCCCTTAAAGCTAACG GTTCACAGGGTGTATTTTGCGAGGTCCAGCCTACAGATGGATTACGGATGGAATTTCTGACAAAGCTGGGATTTCTGGAAATCCTCCGTGGAGAAGCACGGCCTAGAGAAGGTGTCGTTTTGGGGAGGCTGTTATAA